In Pelosinus sp. UFO1, one genomic interval encodes:
- a CDS encoding xanthine phosphoribosyltransferase: MDLLKKRIQSDGQVLNDSLLKVDSFLNQQMDPQLMLKMGEEFAKRFQGESITKILTIESSGIAVSIMTGLFLNVPVVFARKKKSVVSNEALYCTKVYSFTKRESNDIIVSKNFLQEDDKVLIIDDFLANGEAATGLATIVEQAKAKVIGIGIVIEKAFQPGAQKLMQAGYRVESLARIGSFSNGQVNFL, translated from the coding sequence ATGGATTTATTAAAAAAAAGAATTCAGTCAGACGGCCAAGTTTTAAATGACTCATTACTCAAAGTTGACTCCTTTTTAAACCAGCAGATGGACCCCCAACTTATGCTAAAAATGGGAGAGGAATTCGCTAAACGTTTTCAAGGGGAATCAATTACGAAAATATTGACTATTGAATCCTCCGGCATCGCAGTATCCATAATGACAGGCTTGTTCCTTAATGTACCAGTCGTATTTGCCAGAAAGAAAAAGTCGGTGGTTTCCAATGAGGCCTTATATTGTACCAAAGTCTATTCTTTTACCAAACGCGAAAGCAATGACATTATTGTCTCTAAGAACTTTCTTCAAGAGGACGATAAAGTGCTTATTATCGATGATTTTTTAGCCAACGGGGAAGCTGCCACTGGCTTAGCAACGATTGTTGAGCAGGCAAAGGCAAAGGTAATCGGCATCGGCATTGTGATAGAAAAAGCTTTCCAGCCCGGTGCTCAAAAATTAATGCAAGCTGGATATCGTGTAGAATCTTTAGCTCGAATAGGTTCGTTCTCAAATGGACAAGTTAATTTTTTATAA
- a CDS encoding nucleobase:cation symporter-2 family protein yields MKNSMGKTCLLGTQHVLAMYAGAIIVPLIVGGALKLNFEQMGYIIAADLLTSGLATLLQAWKNPFCGIGLPVVLGCTFTAVFPMISIGSQYGMTAMYGSIICSGLFVVLIANYFSKLIRFFPPVVTGSVVTIIGITLVPVAINNMAGGMGSPDFGSLANFALAFGVLLFIILLNRFTTGFIRSISVLLGLVAGTIASALMGNVSFSSVSQASWFNMVTPFYFGMPTFEASAVLTMIVVAIVSMIESTGVFMALGEICEKNIRETDLTRGYRAEGIAVILGGIFNSFPYTTFSQNVGLVQLSHSKTSNITIVAGFMLIFLGLIPKFAALAMIIPTSVLGGAMIAMFGIVVASGIKMLSKVDFSSNENLLIIACSVALGLGVTVVPNLFVKFPPLLKMFFENGIVTGALTAVLLNIILNMGQKKEQPTS; encoded by the coding sequence ATGAAAAACTCCATGGGCAAAACATGTCTGCTCGGCACTCAGCATGTGCTTGCAATGTACGCTGGTGCGATTATCGTTCCCCTTATTGTTGGTGGCGCGCTTAAATTAAACTTTGAACAAATGGGTTATATTATTGCAGCTGATTTACTAACCTCTGGACTGGCTACTCTATTGCAAGCATGGAAAAATCCTTTCTGCGGGATTGGCTTGCCGGTTGTACTCGGATGTACTTTCACAGCAGTCTTTCCAATGATTAGTATTGGAAGCCAGTATGGTATGACAGCAATGTATGGATCTATTATATGCTCTGGTCTTTTCGTAGTACTCATCGCAAATTATTTTTCAAAACTGATTCGTTTCTTCCCACCTGTTGTGACAGGTTCAGTCGTTACGATTATTGGTATCACATTGGTCCCAGTAGCCATTAATAATATGGCTGGCGGTATGGGCAGTCCAGACTTTGGTTCCTTAGCCAATTTTGCTTTAGCCTTTGGCGTGCTATTATTTATTATATTATTAAATCGTTTTACTACAGGATTTATCCGCTCTATCTCCGTTTTGCTAGGATTAGTGGCTGGAACGATTGCATCCGCCTTAATGGGTAACGTTTCTTTCAGCAGTGTTTCCCAGGCATCTTGGTTTAATATGGTAACTCCTTTTTACTTTGGAATGCCAACTTTTGAGGCAAGTGCAGTTCTTACTATGATTGTAGTTGCTATTGTCAGTATGATTGAATCAACGGGAGTTTTCATGGCACTGGGTGAAATTTGTGAAAAAAATATAAGGGAAACCGATTTGACTCGTGGTTATCGAGCCGAGGGCATTGCCGTAATCCTGGGTGGTATTTTTAACTCTTTCCCTTATACAACCTTTTCCCAAAATGTCGGTCTTGTACAACTTTCTCATTCCAAGACTAGCAATATAACAATTGTTGCTGGTTTCATGCTAATCTTCTTAGGACTCATTCCTAAATTTGCAGCGCTAGCTATGATTATTCCAACTTCTGTATTAGGTGGAGCAATGATCGCTATGTTTGGAATCGTTGTCGCCTCGGGAATTAAAATGCTCAGCAAGGTTGATTTCTCCAGCAATGAGAATTTATTAATTATCGCTTGCTCTGTTGCTCTAGGTTTAGGAGTCACTGTCGTCCCTAATCTCTTTGTTAAATTTCCACCATTACTGAAAATGTTTTTTGAAAATGGAATTGTAACAGGTGCACTAACAGCTGTACTTTTAAATATTATCCTGAACATGGGACAAAAAAAAGAGCAGCCTACTTCTTAA
- a CDS encoding MBL fold metallo-hydrolase, with product MNKIVDVTGGKGGNAFLILGEEKTALIDCGMAYCAPNLISNIKQVLNKMTLNYIFISHSHYDHIGAIPYLKEEWPNSRVLGAEYAKRILNRSNALQTIRGLSIQAAAFYDSDAIKEYDDKMLKVDDTIYDGDILDLGNLHIKVIETLGHTKCSLSFLVNNETLFPSESTGYMSKSRKIYPAFITSCSQAMNSIHICQKIKPRFIISPHFGLVNESDTINYWENCIFAIEETQNFILHLSEQGYNESQILTEYEKKFRDEQSRLEQPINAFRLNSQSMIKTVLKEKFHL from the coding sequence ATGAATAAAATTGTAGATGTCACAGGCGGAAAGGGCGGTAATGCTTTTTTAATTCTGGGGGAAGAAAAAACAGCACTAATTGATTGTGGCATGGCATACTGTGCGCCTAATCTTATTAGTAACATTAAGCAAGTACTAAATAAAATGACGCTAAATTATATATTTATCAGCCATTCCCATTATGACCACATAGGTGCTATTCCTTATTTAAAAGAGGAATGGCCTAATAGTAGGGTACTTGGAGCAGAGTATGCTAAGCGAATTTTAAATAGATCAAATGCTTTGCAAACAATTAGAGGCCTTAGTATACAAGCTGCAGCATTTTACGACTCAGATGCAATAAAAGAGTATGATGATAAAATGTTGAAGGTAGATGATACCATTTATGACGGCGATATACTGGATTTGGGTAACTTACACATTAAGGTCATAGAAACATTAGGCCATACAAAATGTTCATTGTCATTTTTGGTTAATAATGAAACCCTATTTCCAAGTGAATCAACAGGATACATGAGTAAATCTAGAAAAATTTATCCTGCCTTCATTACGAGTTGTTCTCAAGCAATGAATTCAATTCATATATGTCAGAAAATAAAACCGCGATTTATCATCTCACCTCATTTTGGTTTGGTGAATGAAAGTGATACAATTAACTATTGGGAAAATTGTATCTTTGCTATAGAGGAAACCCAAAATTTTATTCTCCATTTATCTGAACAGGGATATAATGAATCTCAGATTTTAACTGAATATGAAAAAAAGTTCCGAGATGAGCAAAGTAGGTTAGAGCAACCAATTAATGCCTTTAGGCTAAACTCACAGAGCATGATAAAAACTGTTTTAAAAGAGAAGTTTCATTTATGA